DNA from Roseimicrobium sp. ORNL1:
CTGGTCGTAGGTAAGGCTCACCGCGTTATCCCAGGATTGCTCAATCAGATTTCCCGTCACCTGCACGTTATGCATGTTCTCTCCGATGATTCCCACCTCGTAGAGGTAGTTGCCATCCAGGGTGAAGCTGCCTGGGTAGCTGGGCGGACCGTGGCTGGTGTCCACCCACACCCACGGATTGTTGCGCATCACAATATTCTTGCCGTAGATGGCATTGCCGCTCACCAGCACATGGCTCACTCCATCGCTGAAGCCGGCGTCGAGATTCATCGCATGGTGGCCGATGTTGCTGAGATGGTTGCCGGTGATGTTCAGGTTGAAGACACCGCTGCCATAGTTCAGGAAGTTGATGCCGTGCGAGGTCGTGTTCTCAATCACGTTGTCCGCCACCGTCACCGTCGGGAGTTGGAATGGGTTGGAACCATTGTGCACGATGGTCACGCCGGTGACTGTGCCGCTCATGTAGTTCCCCGAGATGTTTGCCTGCAGGTCGGTGCCCGATACTTCCATGTACACGCCCTCACGTCCCGTATTCACGAAGCTGTTGCCCGTCGCGGTGACGTTCATGCCGCCCCCGTACGCCGCGATGTAGAGCCAGGAGAAGCCGGTGAAGGCATTGTCCTTCACGAGGTTGGTGGAATTGCTCATTTGATTGGCGGCCAGGACGCCGGAGTAGCCGCTGCTGCCGCTGGTTGCGAAGAGATTGCCCTCCACAGTCAGGTTCGTCGCGCTCCAGGCCGTGAGGTAGCTGTTCAGGAAGTGGTTCTGGCGGAAGGTGAGATCCAGGGTGGCATTGTCATCATACCGTTGGAACCAGACCTCCCCGTTGTTGAAATAGTTCCCCTCGAAGGTGGCGTCGATGTGTGCGCCTTCTGGATCTGCAAACGCATGGAAGCCGTAGGTGTGGTCCAGGTAGTTGTTCCCCGTGATGGTCGCGTGGACTGAGCCGCCATTGGCGCCATCCAGGAAGGTGCCGTAGTAGAAGGATCGCTGGATGAGGTTCCCCGTGAGCGTGGCGGTGAGGACTTCTCCCTCGCTGTAGAGGTGAACACCGTGATTCGCAGAGTCCAGGATGGCATTCCCCGAGAGAGTGAGCGTCATGCCCGTGCCTGGTGTGGTGTTTTCCACGCGCGCCTGGATGCCAGTGTTGCCCGCATGGGAAATGTAGTTGTTGCTCACTGTCGCCGTGAGATTTGCCATGTCCCGCGAGAGGAGGGAGATGCCATTCACCCCTGCGTCCACCATGGCGTTGCCATCCAGGGTGACCTGCATGGTTGAGTTATCCAGCGCTTCCACGCGAATGCCGTCCACGGCAGGTGCCTGGATGTTGTTCCCCACGACCGTCGCGGTGATGCCATTCACCCAGGTGTTGGAGTTCACCACGATGCCTGAACTGCCAACATCCTGAATCACATTGTCACTGATGGTGGCCTGCATCACGCCATCCGACTCTGCGCGGACGATGATGCCATGACCGGCTGCGCCGACAATGGCATTGCCACTGATGGTGGCCTCCAGCGGAATGAAGTCCGTGGTCTTGAAGACATCAATGCCCGCGCCCCCGGCATTGCTGATGTAGTTGCCGGAGATCGTGAGCGCGGATCCCGAGTCATGCATGAAGAGGATGCCCGTTTCCGGTGCGTTCTCGATCACATTGCCCGTGACCAGGTAGGTGGCCATGCCGTGACCTTCGATGCCGCCGTTGGAAATGTAGTTGTCCTTCACCGTGATGGTGGCCATGATGGGCAGCATGGAGCTCGGGAAGGCGGCAACCCGGATGATGCTGTCATAGATGCCATTTCCACTCACCAGGACGTCTGATGGGCCGCCCAATGAGGTCACCTGCACGGCATCGCCGCCGGCCCCGCTCACATGATTGCCGGCGATGGTGGCATTCAGGTAGCCATCCCACCCATTCTGGGCGTAGATGCCGTGGGAGGTCGTATTCTGAATCACATTGTCCGTCACCATGGCGGTGATGCCTGCGGCTGGGTCGCCGCTCCAGACCCAGATGGACAGGCCCGTGGCGGTGTTCAGCGCGGCATTGCCGGAAACTGTCGCCGCGATGGAGCCGAGTCCATCCGAATACAGCGAGATGGCATCACCGGTCACATCGGAAATGTAGTTGCCCGTCACCGTGGCCGTCAGGGTGCCATCGTGCGAGGTGAGATTGATGCCGGAGTCCGTGTCTGCTCCGGTAATGGCATTCCCCTGCACCACGACGGTGGCATCATTGGAGGTATGCACATTCAGCGCTGCCAGCCACAGGGGCGTGTTCTGCAGGGCATTGTTGGTCACCGTCATAGACGTGATGTCCGTGGCCTCGATGAAGCCATTGTCGAAGGTGTTGCCCTCCACCGTCACGTCCAGCGAGCCATAGGGCGCGTTTCCGACGGCAGAGATGCCTTCATCCTCGAAGAGATTGCCGGTGAGGGTGATGTCCATCTCCGCATCGGACCCGTTTTCCATGCGCACATGGTAGGCGGCATTGTCGTGGAAGTAGTTGGCATGCAGCGTGACTTCCAGGAGCCCGAACGCGTCCGCATAAATGCCGGCGCCATATACGCCGGAGCCACTGACCGTGTTCCCCTCCACCGTGGCGCGGATGCCGGTGCCCGGCACATTCTGGGTCCGCAGCCACAGGCCACTCAGGCCGGAGTCCGTGATCGCATTCCCCGTGATCTGCGCGTCCAGCATGGCGTCATCAATAGTCTGCACGTTGATGCCGTAGCCGCTTGCGGCGTGCACTGCATTCCCTGAAACCTGCGCCTGCATCTGCGTGAAGATTTCTCCGGTGATCTTGATGCCGTCTCCCGCGGCGCTGTTGATCACGTTATTCTGAATCAGCACATTCGAAGTCGTGACCGTGCTGCCCTTCACCGTGATGCCGGTGCCGACGGGGGAGTTCAGCGTGTTCCCCACGATTTCCACCTGGTCGTAATTCTCCGCCAGGATGGTGCCGCCATTAAACACATAACCGAACACACCGAAGTACGTGCCGCCATTCGGAGCCTGCAAGCCCAGCGGGCCGAGGATGGTGGGGATGTGGCCCGTCATATATGCCGAGGTCCCTCCGGGGATGGCCATGTGGCTGCCGATGTATCTCACACCGCCGCCGCCGGGCACCGTAGCGCCGGTCGTATAATCTACACCGCCCTGCGTATACACATTCCAGATGCGGCTCGTCGCCACTGAATTCGCCACGGCGATGTCCGTGCCCGCCTGGATGGTATCCACCGGCTGCTCCGCGGTGCCCGTGCCCGTGGTGCTGCCTTCGGCAATGCCCGTGGTCGTGGCAGTGCCGTTGTTTACAAAGATCACGTCATCCGCCAGCACGAGCTGCTGCGGTGATTGGGAGACCACCTTCGTCACGCGCTTCACGGAGGTGCTGACATCCGTCTTCTGCTCCGCTTCATTGCCCACCTTGATGGCTGTATTCTGCCTGCGCACCGGCTCCACCAGGCGCTCGGCGAGGTGACGACGACGCGGGGTGAAGGCCGCACCCACACGGTCCCAGAAGCCCTTGCCATCACCCAGGTCACCCATTTCAAAGGGGATTTCCAGGCGCATGCCATACAGCCAGTCGCTGCCCACGAAGCGCTCGTCTTCATACCACGTCGCATTCAGCACCACGGCGGGCACCGGCCGCACTTCCAGCCCGGCCTTCCAACCCTCCACATTCCCCGAGCCGCCGGTCTGCGGGCCAAAGGGCTGGTTATCGAAACTGAAATAACCCCCGATAAGGAACACATCCATCCAGCGGTCCAGTCCCGGCACCAGTACGGAGGCCTGCACATCCCAGCCCTCCATGCCTTCTTCATACAGGCGGAAGAGCTGCTCAATCGTCGTCGTGCTCGTGGTGGTGGTCGTGAGCGTGGTGTACTGCAGGTCCTGCGCGAGTGTATTCCCCACTGCATAGGGCGCGCCCGCGGTCACCTGCTGGCTCGTGCTGCTGCTCGTGGTCTGGTAGCTGTACTTCTGGCGCTGCTCATACGCGAGCTGCTTGTCCGTCAGCGGGACATAGTAGTTCCCGCGAATCTCAAGGTACCGCGTGCCCACTTCCGCGCCCACACCGAGCTGCCAGAACTGGTTGTCGAACTGCGTGTCCAGCATATCCACGAAGACATTCGCGCCGATGTACGCGCCCTCCTCGAAGAAACCCGCTTGGTGGCCGTCGTGCTTTGTCACCGCGCTCACACTCTGCGTGGTGAAGTAATGCCGCCATCCCAGGCCCAGGCTCGCTGCCACCTCGCCCTGCTCACCCCAGGAGCTGTAGGGCTCGATGAAAAGCACATCCCCACTGAGCAGGCCATCCCGCCCCACGGTGCTGATGACTGGTACCACGAGAAACACATTGCCCTCCGTGTAATCCTCCGTCGTCTTCACCCCACCGCCGAAGATGCCCGGCAGGCTCCACTGATCATGAATCGTCACCGCCTTCGCGGACTTCTCACCTGTGAGTGTCTCCGGTCCTGCCATGACACTG
Protein-coding regions in this window:
- a CDS encoding right-handed parallel beta-helix repeat-containing protein; translated protein: MAGPETLTGEKSAKAVTIHDQWSLPGIFGGGVKTTEDYTEGNVFLVVPVISTVGRDGLLSGDVLFIEPYSSWGEQGEVAASLGLGWRHYFTTQSVSAVTKHDGHQAGFFEEGAYIGANVFVDMLDTQFDNQFWQLGVGAEVGTRYLEIRGNYYVPLTDKQLAYEQRQKYSYQTTSSSTSQQVTAGAPYAVGNTLAQDLQYTTLTTTTTSTTTIEQLFRLYEEGMEGWDVQASVLVPGLDRWMDVFLIGGYFSFDNQPFGPQTGGSGNVEGWKAGLEVRPVPAVVLNATWYEDERFVGSDWLYGMRLEIPFEMGDLGDGKGFWDRVGAAFTPRRRHLAERLVEPVRRQNTAIKVGNEAEQKTDVSTSVKRVTKVVSQSPQQLVLADDVIFVNNGTATTTGIAEGSTTGTGTAEQPVDTIQAGTDIAVANSVATSRIWNVYTQGGVDYTTGATVPGGGGVRYIGSHMAIPGGTSAYMTGHIPTILGPLGLQAPNGGTYFGVFGYVFNGGTILAENYDQVEIVGNTLNSPVGTGITVKGSTVTTSNVLIQNNVINSAAGDGIKITGEIFTQMQAQVSGNAVHAASGYGINVQTIDDAMLDAQITGNAITDSGLSGLWLRTQNVPGTGIRATVEGNTVSGSGVYGAGIYADAFGLLEVTLHANYFHDNAAYHVRMENGSDAEMDITLTGNLFEDEGISAVGNAPYGSLDVTVEGNTFDNGFIEATDITSMTVTNNALQNTPLWLAALNVHTSNDATVVVQGNAITGADTDSGINLTSHDGTLTATVTGNYISDVTGDAISLYSDGLGSIAATVSGNAALNTATGLSIWVWSGDPAAGITAMVTDNVIQNTTSHGIYAQNGWDGYLNATIAGNHVSGAGGDAVQVTSLGGPSDVLVSGNGIYDSIIRVAAFPSSMLPIMATITVKDNYISNGGIEGHGMATYLVTGNVIENAPETGILFMHDSGSALTISGNYISNAGGAGIDVFKTTDFIPLEATISGNAIVGAAGHGIIVRAESDGVMQATISDNVIQDVGSSGIVVNSNTWVNGITATVVGNNIQAPAVDGIRVEALDNSTMQVTLDGNAMVDAGVNGISLLSRDMANLTATVSNNYISHAGNTGIQARVENTTPGTGMTLTLSGNAILDSANHGVHLYSEGEVLTATLTGNLIQRSFYYGTFLDGANGGSVHATITGNNYLDHTYGFHAFADPEGAHIDATFEGNYFNNGEVWFQRYDDNATLDLTFRQNHFLNSYLTAWSATNLTVEGNLFATSGSSGYSGVLAANQMSNSTNLVKDNAFTGFSWLYIAAYGGGMNVTATGNSFVNTGREGVYMEVSGTDLQANISGNYMSGTVTGVTIVHNGSNPFQLPTVTVADNVIENTTSHGINFLNYGSGVFNLNITGNHLSNIGHHAMNLDAGFSDGVSHVLVSGNAIYGKNIVMRNNPWVWVDTSHGPPSYPGSFTLDGNYLYEVGIIGENMHNVQVTGNLIEQSWDNAVSLTYDQGYGTPATATISGNTIISPSMHAIFVQTKMNNSVGVIIEENVIQEAGWNGIYLNATDMSSITGNIARNQVESWGGDALLVEASDSATVGLTIDGNAFSLAMFNGISLVTESEANITATVSNNYIANINEMGVNVQAGNTSSGTGITVDITGNTISSVGYYAVNFFSQPGEVNATVTGNDISGAYLHSTGGPINATFTGNIIGGAQVESGDGTINATFAQNSFFTAGITALRDNEWSTLNLTVQENYFERGYIQTTNVNNLNVVGNTMIQSWYVWPGGVNVSTTMDSTIVVQNNFLGDSDSINISASGSAAVAATVTGNVIDYTDFDGITLQSSGAANITAAISGNAIGDSQGSGIRIQSDNSAAGSGITLSTLDGNYINRATTNGLVILNSNAGDLTVNNFNGNLITDTVAGSHVVIEQAGLGAVQVQGDVDNTATPSPNPAGQTLNFNGTTPTVNFQLNGALITVPVDVP